From Geomonas agri, one genomic window encodes:
- a CDS encoding Hsp20/alpha crystallin family protein yields the protein MEDIDVQLSPESITISGQKSKEQRIDQSDYYRMERSYGSFVRTCRLPVAILTDTSRASFRDSILEVRALKKTEVIKDRFRKLQVE from the coding sequence TTGGAAGACATCGACGTGCAGCTCTCCCCGGAGAGCATCACCATCTCCGGGCAAAAGAGCAAGGAGCAGCGCATCGACCAGAGCGATTACTACCGTATGGAGCGCTCCTATGGCTCGTTCGTCAGGACCTGCCGGCTTCCGGTGGCGATCCTTACCGATACCTCAAGGGCGAGCTTCAGGGACAGCATCCTCGAGGTGCGGGCGCTCAAGAAAACAGAGGTGATTAAGGACCGGTTCAGGAAGCTGCAGGTGGAATGA
- a CDS encoding Ni/Fe hydrogenase subunit alpha, protein MGSVVEIAPLTRLEGHGRLRVYREGGRVERIELQFVDSPRLFEALLVGKGFAEVPEIVCRICALCSTVHKVTALLAVEDTFGVEVSEVTALTRELVLQAGMIQDHALHLYCLVLPDLLGVRGVAELARVAPELLKTGLAIKKAGNMILETAGGRLIHPVNICLGGLGRCLNKKELTRLRDELHKVLPAAQEAHRLFSTPFPFPELPKPDFLALQPSERPLAGRLCQMADGSSFPLPEYRQHIKETVLDYSNAKLSRVLGKEATVGAQARLHLAPDLEPFAAQLFSAHRHELIGKDMRGNNLAQAIEMCHATERALSLVDRLIELGPQRAEAPQIHPRAGTGCGACEAPRGTLIHSYSFDPQGICTRADVITPTALNQGALARDLFALARGMEGEETNRMTTALERLIRCYDPCISCSVHILSL, encoded by the coding sequence TCTTCGAGGCCCTCCTGGTCGGCAAGGGTTTCGCCGAGGTGCCGGAAATTGTCTGTCGCATCTGCGCGCTCTGCTCCACGGTGCACAAGGTGACCGCGCTCCTCGCGGTGGAGGACACCTTCGGTGTCGAGGTGTCGGAGGTGACCGCGCTCACCAGGGAACTCGTGCTGCAAGCCGGCATGATCCAGGACCACGCACTGCACCTGTACTGTCTGGTGCTACCCGATCTCCTCGGCGTGCGGGGGGTGGCCGAACTGGCACGGGTCGCGCCGGAACTGCTGAAGACCGGTCTGGCGATCAAGAAGGCCGGCAACATGATCCTGGAAACTGCCGGGGGACGGCTAATCCACCCGGTCAACATCTGCCTCGGTGGGCTCGGTCGCTGCCTCAACAAGAAGGAGCTGACGCGGTTGCGGGACGAACTGCACAAGGTGCTCCCGGCAGCGCAAGAGGCGCATCGCCTGTTCAGCACCCCCTTCCCCTTCCCCGAACTCCCCAAGCCCGATTTTCTCGCCCTACAGCCATCCGAACGCCCGCTCGCAGGGCGTCTGTGCCAGATGGCCGACGGATCCTCCTTTCCGCTGCCGGAGTACCGCCAGCACATTAAGGAGACGGTGCTCGACTACTCCAACGCCAAGCTCTCACGCGTGCTGGGCAAAGAGGCCACTGTGGGCGCGCAAGCCCGACTTCACCTTGCCCCGGACCTGGAGCCGTTCGCGGCACAGCTTTTCAGCGCCCACCGGCACGAGCTGATCGGCAAGGACATGCGAGGCAACAACCTGGCCCAAGCGATCGAGATGTGCCACGCAACGGAACGAGCCCTGAGTTTGGTCGACCGCCTTATCGAGCTTGGACCGCAGCGCGCGGAGGCGCCGCAAATCCACCCGCGTGCCGGCACCGGTTGTGGCGCCTGCGAGGCACCGCGCGGCACCTTGATCCACAGCTATTCATTCGACCCGCAGGGGATATGCACCAGGGCCGACGTGATCACCCCGACCGCGCTGAACCAGGGGGCCCTGGCCCGCGATCTCTTCGCCTTGGCACGCGGCATGGAGGGAGAAGAAACAAACCGCATGACCACGGCGCTGGAACGGCTGATCCGCTGTTACGATCCCTGCATATCCTGCTCGGTCCATATTCTGTCACTCTAG
- a CDS encoding NAD-dependent epimerase/dehydratase family protein — translation MQPLLIIGCGAVGRRVAALALAQGTSVCTFNRGEAPLAGVTHHAGNLDEPDTLHGLPTRGAGVIYLAPPPGGGHEDSRMRNFLASIAAADEPAKVVYISTSGVYGGGSEVVTEETEPDPQTARGKRRLHAERLLQAWGRERGVPVVVLRVTAIYAADRLPVTQLTTGQPVLLEEQCLPSNRIHADDLSRICLAALERGKDGAVFNVSDGSPSTMTAYFNAAADKLGLPRPRQVTMAEARQLMTPLMISYFSEGRIVDSNKMLKDLGITLLYPNLEAGLKG, via the coding sequence ATGCAACCATTACTGATCATCGGCTGTGGCGCCGTCGGCCGTCGGGTAGCCGCACTGGCACTTGCACAGGGAACGAGCGTCTGCACCTTCAACAGGGGGGAAGCCCCGCTGGCCGGTGTGACACACCATGCCGGCAACCTGGATGAACCTGACACGCTGCACGGGCTCCCCACTCGCGGCGCGGGGGTGATCTATCTCGCTCCCCCGCCGGGAGGCGGCCACGAAGACTCCAGGATGCGCAACTTCCTGGCCAGCATTGCCGCCGCGGATGAGCCCGCCAAGGTGGTCTACATCAGTACCAGCGGCGTCTACGGTGGGGGGAGTGAAGTGGTAACCGAGGAGACCGAACCCGACCCGCAGACGGCGCGCGGCAAGAGGCGCCTGCATGCCGAGCGTCTGCTGCAGGCGTGGGGGCGCGAGCGCGGGGTCCCCGTGGTCGTTCTCAGGGTTACTGCCATCTATGCGGCCGACCGCCTGCCGGTCACACAGCTCACTACCGGGCAGCCGGTGCTCCTGGAAGAGCAATGCCTCCCCAGCAACAGGATCCACGCCGACGATCTTTCCCGCATCTGCCTGGCGGCGCTGGAGCGTGGCAAGGACGGCGCCGTCTTCAACGTGAGCGACGGCTCCCCTAGTACCATGACCGCGTACTTCAACGCAGCGGCTGACAAGCTCGGGCTCCCCCGGCCCCGGCAGGTGACCATGGCAGAGGCGCGCCAGCTCATGACCCCGCTCATGATCTCCTACTTCTCCGAGGGGCGCATCGTCGACAGCAACAAGATGCTCAAGGACCTGGGCATCACGCTGCTCTACCCCAACCTGGAGGCCGGGCTCAAGGGTTGA